Genomic window (Methanofollis sp.):
GGGAAAATGCCGCACACCTGGCGGCGCGGATCCTCGGGGTGGCCTGATCCGGACGATGCCTGTCCAGCCGACCCTTCGGACCGCGCATCTTCTTCTTGCGCCGTTCCGATTCTCAGACGCACCGGAGATCGCACGCCTTGCCGACGATCCCGCGATCGCGGATACAGCGGTGCGAATGCCCTACCCGTACCCGCAGGGAATGGCCACGGCCTGGATCGCGGCGAGCATCGCGGGGTGGGCGAACGGCCGGTGCGCTGTCTGGAAGATTGTGCGGGCCGGTGACGGCGTCCTCATCGGGTCGGTCAGCCTGACCATCGACCCCGCGAACAGGAACGCCGAACTTGGGTACTGGATCAGGACCGACGCGTGGGGGCGGGGCTATGCGACCGAGGTGGCAGTGGCGGCCGTTGCCTTCGCCTTCGGCCCCCTCGGCCTCCACCGGGTCCATGCCTCCTGCCTGCGGCGGAACCCGGCCTCTGCGCGGGTGCTCGAAAAGGCCGGGCTGCGCCTTG
Coding sequences:
- a CDS encoding GNAT family protein; this translates as MPVQPTLRTAHLLLAPFRFSDAPEIARLADDPAIADTAVRMPYPYPQGMATAWIAASIAGWANGRCAVWKIVRAGDGVLIGSVSLTIDPANRNAELGYWIRTDAWGRGYATEVAVAAVAFAFGPLGLHRVHASCLRRNPASARVLEKAGLRLEGCRRGHLFHRGRFEDVLKYGVVEEDLRPSRDEEGKEPRVPGNTGPRRYLETADL